A portion of the Planctomycetota bacterium genome contains these proteins:
- a CDS encoding adenylate/guanylate cyclase domain-containing protein: MAQPARSNPKTFRRARLWLASLIALALGALAATFVGVVPAGRSLELAVSDMLRAACSLPAETGTAPVTTIEIDDAALARAGRWPWPRPQQAALLDALVSLGPRLVVLDIEYFTEEEAYVAWRPTADGGQEAYILSEPNETLRASVVAAGNVLVPFSLYIAGRAEDGDSDPVPPAAEVQVPPFLECHALGLSPEEAPGLVAAEGLNPMLPALAEACAGSGYTSVVKDVDGSLRRVPLMVRAGDYVFPHLALEMAGLWRFGPDYRARLEGGRLVVSSADGGERVSVPVDAQARLNLRWPSSLSVMHRIAAGPVLDLVYARRALEAHRQRLDRVLEELRALFPGAADPTTALLDYRGKAVEGETDDLETRRAKATASFRPFLAAYDDREKELAAGAERAATRLRPHVEGRLCVVGLNATAVSDQHRTPISRIQPGVTVYPAAMQTILSGVAFTRLSAWAEWLIAVLFAWVVAAATARLPTGWGIAATVALSGLVAVVAWSVSASAALLLPLAGPVLTGLVAFAGVSAYRQLTEASSRRWIARAFQQYLSAELLDEIQRDPESLRLGGERREITFLFSDVAGFTSLSEQLEPERLVALLNRYLTAMTNIILAEGAKLDKYEGDGILALFGAPVRTEDHALRAVRAALAMHAALPRVNRELVDLGLLPEGRRLAMRVGLSSGPAIVGNFGSEQRFDYTAMGDTVNLGGRLEEANRWLRSRILVPEATRQACGDAVVFRRFGPARIRGKSDPIVLYEPLAIEPASPEVKAVAGAFGRAVDALAAGDFAAADAAIGEVLAADPQDGPSQILRERIEAARAGRMAPDEPWNLAKPK, from the coding sequence TTGGCCCAGCCTGCCCGTTCTAATCCCAAGACCTTTCGCCGCGCTCGCCTCTGGCTGGCCTCCCTGATTGCCCTTGCGCTCGGCGCTCTCGCGGCCACGTTCGTCGGCGTCGTGCCCGCCGGCCGCAGCCTCGAACTTGCCGTCTCGGACATGTTGCGGGCCGCCTGTTCCCTCCCCGCCGAGACGGGGACCGCCCCCGTCACGACGATCGAGATCGACGATGCGGCCTTAGCGCGGGCCGGACGCTGGCCCTGGCCTCGACCGCAGCAGGCCGCGCTTCTCGACGCCCTCGTCTCCCTGGGCCCGCGCCTCGTGGTCCTGGACATCGAGTACTTTACGGAGGAAGAAGCGTACGTCGCCTGGCGACCGACCGCCGACGGCGGCCAGGAGGCCTATATCCTCTCGGAACCGAACGAGACGCTCCGCGCCAGCGTCGTTGCCGCCGGCAACGTCCTCGTGCCGTTCAGTCTCTACATCGCCGGCCGCGCCGAAGACGGCGATTCGGACCCGGTGCCGCCGGCGGCCGAGGTCCAGGTTCCGCCGTTTCTCGAGTGCCACGCGCTAGGCCTCTCGCCCGAGGAGGCGCCGGGACTTGTGGCGGCGGAGGGCCTGAACCCGATGCTTCCCGCCTTGGCCGAGGCCTGCGCGGGGTCCGGCTATACGAGCGTCGTGAAAGACGTGGACGGCAGTCTTCGCCGCGTGCCCCTCATGGTCCGGGCCGGGGATTACGTTTTTCCGCACCTTGCGCTCGAAATGGCGGGCCTCTGGCGCTTCGGTCCCGATTACCGCGCCCGTCTGGAGGGGGGCCGCCTCGTCGTCTCGTCCGCGGACGGCGGCGAGCGAGTGAGCGTCCCGGTGGATGCCCAGGCGCGACTGAACCTGCGGTGGCCCTCGTCCTTGAGTGTCATGCACCGCATCGCCGCGGGGCCGGTCCTCGATCTGGTCTATGCCCGCCGCGCCCTCGAAGCCCACCGCCAGCGCCTTGACCGCGTCCTCGAGGAACTGCGCGCCCTATTTCCTGGCGCGGCGGACCCGACCACGGCTTTGCTCGACTACCGGGGGAAGGCTGTCGAAGGCGAAACCGACGACCTCGAGACCCGCCGGGCGAAGGCGACCGCGTCGTTTCGGCCGTTCCTCGCCGCGTATGACGACCGGGAGAAAGAACTGGCGGCCGGCGCCGAGCGCGCCGCCACGCGGCTCCGGCCCCACGTCGAGGGACGCCTGTGCGTCGTCGGCCTCAACGCCACCGCCGTTTCCGACCAGCACAGGACCCCCATCAGCCGGATCCAGCCCGGCGTCACGGTGTATCCGGCGGCGATGCAGACGATCCTGTCGGGCGTCGCGTTTACGCGTCTGTCGGCGTGGGCCGAGTGGCTCATCGCCGTCCTCTTTGCCTGGGTCGTGGCGGCGGCCACGGCGCGGTTGCCGACGGGCTGGGGCATCGCCGCTACCGTTGCCCTCTCCGGTCTGGTGGCGGTTGTTGCGTGGTCGGTGTCAGCGTCGGCGGCGCTCCTTCTGCCGCTGGCGGGGCCCGTGCTGACGGGTCTGGTCGCCTTCGCGGGCGTCTCGGCTTACCGCCAGTTGACCGAGGCTAGCAGCCGACGGTGGATCGCACGGGCCTTCCAGCAATACCTTTCCGCGGAACTGCTCGATGAGATCCAGCGCGACCCCGAGAGCCTGCGGCTCGGCGGCGAGCGGCGCGAAATCACCTTCCTCTTCAGCGACGTCGCCGGCTTCACGTCCCTCTCGGAGCAACTGGAACCGGAGCGTCTGGTCGCCCTCCTGAACCGGTACCTGACGGCCATGACCAATATCATCCTGGCCGAAGGAGCCAAACTCGACAAGTACGAGGGCGATGGGATCCTCGCCCTGTTCGGTGCCCCCGTGCGGACCGAGGACCACGCCCTCCGGGCCGTCCGGGCCGCCCTCGCCATGCATGCCGCCCTCCCGCGCGTCAACCGCGAACTCGTGGACCTCGGCCTTCTGCCCGAAGGCCGGCGCCTGGCCATGCGCGTCGGCCTCTCGAGCGGCCCGGCCATCGTCGGTAACTTCGGCTCGGAGCAGCGATTCGACTACACCGCCATGGGCGACACGGTGAACCTCGGCGGGAGATTGGAAGAGGCCAACCGCTGGCTCCGAAGCCGCATCCTCGTTCCCGAGGCCACACGCCAGGCGTGCGGCGACGCGGTCGTATTCCGGCGGTTCGGTCCGGCGCGGATTCGCGGAAAGTCCGATCCCATCGTGCTTTACGAGCCGCTCGCCATCGAGCCTGCTTCGCCCGAGGTGAAGGCGGTTGCCGGCGCCTTCGGCCGGGCTGTGGACGCTCTTGCGGCCGGCGACTTCGCCGCCGCCGATGCAGCCATCGGCGAGGTCCTGGCCGCCGATCCCCAGGACGGCCCCTCCCAGATCCTCCGCGAGCGGATCGAGGCCGCCAGGGCCGGACGAATGGCCCCGGACGAGCCCTGGAACCTCGCCAAGCCCAAATAG